A DNA window from Acidobacteriota bacterium contains the following coding sequences:
- the glmU gene encoding bifunctional UDP-N-acetylglucosamine diphosphorylase/glucosamine-1-phosphate N-acetyltransferase GlmU yields MNTDLNILILAAGLGTRMKSNLAKVLHKLDGRPLINHVCETASELSPRSIYTIVGHQAEDVKEAVLKELAEDKAGFALQEQQLGTGDAVNAARELLENDDSTLLVLSGDVPMIRAETLTSLVKVHSDSGAACTVLSVHLKDPSGYGRVIRNFEGKFQQIVEQKDATDEQRSVTEINSGIYCFDTKKLFAALSRVGNSNAQGEYYLTDVPQILSNDGEIIAIHVCDDPREVEGVNDRGQLAAMEKVIRRRTVEKLMLESGVSFIDPRSAYVSAKATIGRDTVISQNVTIEGKTVIGGNCTIRPGVRIVNSTIGNNVEIKDNSFITDSTVGDTCAVGPMAHLRGHAVMVEGSKVGNFVELKKTVLGKGSKASHLTYLGDATIGEKTNIGAGTITCNYDGKNKHATVIGSGVKIGSDTMLVAPITVGDGASTGAGSVVTKDVAENELVVGVPARPKR; encoded by the coding sequence ATGAATACTGACCTAAACATCCTAATTCTCGCCGCAGGCCTCGGTACGCGAATGAAGTCAAACCTCGCCAAGGTCCTTCACAAACTTGACGGCCGTCCGCTCATCAATCACGTCTGCGAAACCGCTTCGGAACTTTCGCCGCGTTCCATCTACACGATAGTTGGACATCAGGCCGAGGACGTAAAGGAGGCGGTTCTGAAAGAACTCGCTGAGGATAAAGCCGGATTTGCTTTACAAGAACAGCAGCTCGGCACCGGTGACGCGGTCAACGCGGCCCGTGAATTGTTGGAAAATGACGATTCGACCCTGCTGGTTCTTTCGGGCGACGTTCCGATGATAAGGGCTGAGACGCTTACTTCGTTGGTGAAAGTTCATTCCGATAGCGGAGCGGCGTGTACGGTACTTTCCGTACACCTGAAAGATCCGTCGGGCTACGGACGCGTTATCAGAAATTTTGAGGGCAAATTCCAACAGATCGTCGAGCAAAAAGACGCGACCGACGAACAGAGAAGCGTGACCGAGATCAACTCCGGCATTTACTGTTTCGATACGAAGAAGCTCTTCGCAGCACTTTCACGCGTCGGGAATAGCAACGCCCAAGGCGAATATTATCTGACCGACGTGCCGCAAATTCTCAGTAATGACGGCGAGATCATCGCCATCCACGTCTGCGATGACCCACGCGAGGTCGAAGGCGTTAACGACCGCGGTCAACTCGCCGCGATGGAAAAGGTCATTCGTCGCCGAACTGTCGAGAAACTTATGCTCGAAAGCGGCGTTTCCTTCATCGATCCAAGATCCGCCTATGTCAGTGCCAAAGCGACGATAGGCCGCGACACGGTAATCAGCCAAAACGTCACTATCGAAGGCAAAACCGTCATCGGCGGAAACTGCACGATCCGCCCGGGCGTTCGCATCGTTAATTCGACGATCGGAAACAACGTAGAGATCAAGGATAATTCCTTCATCACCGACTCCACCGTCGGCGACACCTGCGCCGTCGGCCCGATGGCACATCTACGTGGCCACGCCGTCATGGTCGAAGGCTCAAAGGTCGGTAATTTCGTCGAGCTTAAGAAAACAGTTCTTGGAAAGGGCTCGAAAGCTAGCCACCTCACCTACCTCGGCGACGCCACCATCGGTGAAAAGACCAACATCGGAGCCGGGACCATCACCTGCAATTACGACGGCAAAAACAAACACGCGACAGTGATCGGCAGCGGTGTGAAGATCGGTTCGGATACGATGCTAGTTGCCCCTATCACCGTCGGCGATGGAGCGAGTACGGGAGCGGGAAGTGTTGTGACGAAGGACGTTGCAGAAAACGAATTGGTCGTCGGCGTTCCCGCCCGGCCGAAGCGTTAA
- a CDS encoding SH3 domain-containing protein has product MRQKLAILILLSSLALAGCGGSGADKAKELELKKKELALKEKELELTKKNPKADDSDKTEKPEKTETTKPLKKVEPPAGATVAIVNASDVVVRAQPSLTAKKVASLGKGQRVYVIGVSDNLVVWEGESYTMKNIQLENGQKGWVLNKFIDEP; this is encoded by the coding sequence ATGAGACAGAAACTGGCCATATTGATACTCCTATCTTCACTTGCTTTGGCAGGTTGCGGCGGTTCGGGAGCTGACAAGGCAAAGGAACTGGAGCTGAAGAAAAAGGAGTTGGCTCTTAAAGAAAAAGAGCTGGAATTGACCAAAAAAAATCCGAAAGCAGATGATTCTGATAAAACCGAAAAACCAGAAAAAACTGAAACGACGAAACCTCTGAAAAAGGTCGAACCACCGGCCGGTGCGACCGTCGCCATTGTCAATGCGAGTGATGTCGTCGTGCGTGCTCAACCGAGTCTTACCGCCAAAAAAGTCGCCTCACTCGGAAAAGGACAAAGAGTTTATGTCATCGGAGTATCCGACAACCTCGTAGTTTGGGAAGGGGAGTCTTACACCATGAAAAACATCCAGTTGGAAAATGGTCAGAAGGGGTGGGTCTTAAATAAATTTATTGATGAGCCTTAA
- a CDS encoding transcriptional regulator: MDDAKHVEIPASYRFGTFVLDVPERRLWREDEAIQLVPKQFDLLLFFVANAGRVTKKNEILDAVWANTFVEETTLARNVSLLRKLLEPDGSRKQLIETVPKVGYRFTPEVTEADENNLLIVEEQTVHYFRGEETISQTSSPTRRFSPAFVLAVTAVLFTVIAVSGYSVYRKVSAENGQGPDARTAKQRSLLATTSDRNIIKIGSVVNLQNRYPNDGSYLDAWGAVWSKPEFRQVPTQMMFVSTHIEPNRENGSGSWEIVSASGKPNGEPLVVGDRIHIKNMHPNAGYLDACGWTEHLRVFEKFVDQTGAVFTTRSPNRDNGTGVWIVRSSTAKGDSPIFEGDNIAIESSYFINDAGSNRVSGFLNVAGKVTDIPAFSDYKGSKLVFTKSTSYDQPIPDIWTITKSKVFSE, from the coding sequence ATGGATGACGCCAAACACGTCGAAATACCTGCATCATATCGTTTCGGTACATTTGTATTAGATGTGCCGGAACGCCGTTTGTGGCGTGAGGACGAGGCTATACAACTTGTTCCAAAGCAGTTTGATCTCTTGCTTTTTTTTGTCGCGAACGCTGGTCGAGTAACGAAAAAAAATGAGATCCTCGACGCCGTCTGGGCAAATACATTTGTCGAAGAAACGACGCTCGCACGAAATGTTTCCTTGCTCAGAAAACTGCTCGAGCCAGACGGCAGCCGCAAGCAACTCATCGAAACCGTACCGAAGGTTGGCTATCGCTTCACGCCTGAGGTCACGGAAGCCGACGAGAACAATTTACTGATCGTCGAAGAGCAAACGGTCCACTATTTCCGGGGCGAAGAGACCATTTCCCAGACATCATCGCCAACTCGTCGCTTCTCGCCGGCTTTTGTTTTGGCCGTGACCGCTGTACTCTTCACTGTGATTGCCGTCAGCGGCTATAGCGTTTACCGAAAGGTGTCTGCGGAAAATGGGCAAGGTCCCGATGCTCGTACCGCAAAGCAACGCTCGTTACTCGCCACGACATCTGATCGAAACATCATAAAGATCGGCTCGGTCGTTAATCTTCAAAATCGTTACCCTAACGATGGCTCGTACCTGGACGCGTGGGGAGCGGTTTGGAGCAAACCGGAATTCAGACAAGTTCCGACGCAAATGATGTTCGTTTCCACGCATATTGAACCAAACCGAGAAAACGGTTCCGGCAGTTGGGAAATTGTGTCCGCAAGCGGGAAACCAAACGGTGAGCCCCTGGTTGTCGGCGATAGAATTCACATTAAAAATATGCACCCGAATGCCGGTTACCTCGACGCCTGCGGCTGGACCGAGCATTTACGCGTTTTTGAAAAGTTTGTGGATCAAACGGGCGCGGTCTTTACCACGCGATCGCCTAACCGTGACAACGGAACCGGAGTTTGGATCGTAAGAAGCTCAACTGCAAAGGGTGACAGCCCAATATTCGAAGGCGACAACATCGCTATCGAAAGCAGCTATTTCATCAATGACGCGGGTAGTAATCGCGTTTCCGGTTTCCTAAATGTCGCCGGAAAGGTCACCGACATCCCGGCATTCAGCGACTACAAGGGTTCAAAATTGGTATTCACCAAGAGCACCTCGTACGATCAACCGATCCCTGATATTTGGACGATCACAAAAAGCAAGGTATTTTCTGAATGA
- the glmS gene encoding glutamine--fructose-6-phosphate transaminase (isomerizing), giving the protein MCGIVGYVGNKQVVPLIIDGLRKLEYRGYDSAGIAVIDDENHLSLRRAEGKLRNLEEVIRLNPLDGNYGIGHTRWATHGRPTEENAHPHRDQSGKVVVVHNGIIENYLTLKERLQELGHEFHTETDTEVVAHLIGHYKDTENLSLEMAVRKTVKELRGIFALSIISVDEPDMIISVREGPPVVIGMGDGEFFVASDIPPILQHTRDVFFLGDREIAILTKESVRVTDFDGNIVEPTQQRITWDPIMAEKGGFKHFMLKEIYEQPRAVRDTVQGRVSLDTGRVYLDPMDISADDLKAITSVKIAACGTSWHAGLAGKYMIESLARVPVEVDYASEFRYREPVLSETDLIIVISQSGETADTIAAMREAKQAGCKILAICNVQGSMITREADGTILTHAGPEIGVASTKAFTAQMVALYLFAMYLGEVRGTIDEERAKKLAQDLAELPLKIEQLLNDADSIEELSKEFFRVQDFLYLGRGINFPVALEGALKLKEISYIHAEGYPAGEMKHGPNALIDEKLPVVVINTREKGNAASELRYEKTHSNIVEVKSRDGIIVSVLTEGDTMSSKVSNHVIEIPETSDLLGPILSIVPLQLLSYHIAVRRGCDVDQPRNLAKSVTVE; this is encoded by the coding sequence ATGTGCGGAATAGTCGGATACGTTGGAAATAAACAAGTTGTGCCGTTGATCATTGACGGTTTGCGTAAGCTGGAGTATCGCGGTTATGACTCGGCGGGGATCGCGGTGATCGATGATGAGAATCATCTCAGTTTGCGCCGTGCCGAGGGGAAACTGCGAAATCTTGAGGAAGTGATCCGCCTGAATCCGCTTGACGGCAATTACGGAATCGGCCATACGCGCTGGGCGACGCACGGGCGTCCGACCGAGGAAAATGCCCACCCGCACCGCGATCAGTCCGGTAAGGTTGTCGTTGTTCACAACGGCATTATTGAGAATTACCTCACGCTCAAAGAGCGGCTGCAGGAACTCGGCCACGAGTTTCACACCGAGACCGACACCGAGGTCGTCGCACATTTGATCGGCCACTACAAAGACACGGAAAACCTGTCGCTTGAAATGGCGGTCCGCAAAACCGTAAAGGAACTGCGCGGTATTTTCGCCCTCTCGATCATCTCGGTCGATGAGCCGGACATGATCATCTCCGTTCGCGAGGGGCCGCCGGTCGTGATCGGGATGGGCGATGGCGAATTTTTTGTCGCGTCCGACATCCCGCCAATTTTGCAGCATACGCGGGACGTGTTTTTCCTCGGCGACCGCGAGATCGCGATTCTTACCAAAGAATCGGTTCGCGTCACAGATTTTGACGGCAACATCGTCGAGCCTACCCAGCAGCGGATCACCTGGGATCCGATCATGGCGGAGAAAGGCGGGTTTAAACACTTCATGCTGAAGGAGATATACGAACAGCCGCGTGCCGTTCGCGATACCGTTCAGGGCCGTGTTTCGCTCGATACGGGCCGTGTGTATCTCGACCCGATGGATATTTCGGCAGACGATCTGAAGGCAATTACGTCGGTCAAGATCGCAGCTTGCGGTACGTCCTGGCATGCCGGGCTTGCCGGTAAATACATGATCGAGTCCTTGGCTCGTGTGCCGGTCGAGGTCGATTATGCTTCGGAGTTTAGATATCGCGAACCGGTCTTGAGCGAGACAGACTTAATAATTGTGATCTCACAATCCGGCGAAACTGCCGATACGATCGCAGCCATGCGTGAGGCTAAACAGGCTGGCTGCAAGATCCTTGCGATCTGTAACGTTCAGGGGTCGATGATCACGCGTGAAGCCGACGGCACTATTTTGACGCACGCGGGACCCGAGATCGGTGTGGCGTCGACGAAGGCGTTCACGGCGCAAATGGTGGCGTTATACCTGTTTGCGATGTATCTGGGCGAGGTTCGCGGTACGATCGACGAAGAACGAGCCAAGAAGCTAGCTCAGGATCTCGCTGAATTGCCGCTAAAGATCGAGCAGTTGCTCAATGACGCAGATTCAATTGAGGAGCTGTCGAAGGAATTCTTCCGGGTACAGGATTTCCTATATCTCGGACGCGGCATCAATTTTCCGGTCGCTCTTGAAGGGGCACTCAAGCTCAAAGAGATCAGCTACATCCACGCCGAAGGCTATCCTGCCGGCGAGATGAAGCATGGCCCGAATGCTCTGATCGATGAGAAATTGCCGGTTGTTGTGATCAACACCCGCGAAAAAGGCAACGCGGCCAGCGAACTTCGGTATGAAAAAACTCACTCGAACATCGTCGAGGTAAAATCCCGCGACGGCATTATCGTCTCGGTCCTGACCGAGGGCGACACAATGAGCAGCAAGGTCTCAAACCACGTCATCGAGATCCCGGAAACGTCGGATCTCCTCGGCCCGATCCTTTCGATCGTACCGCTGCAATTGCTCTCGTACCACATAGCCGTCCGCCGCGGCTGCGATGTCGACCAGCCGAGAAATCTTGCGAAGTCAGTAACTGTGGAATAG
- a CDS encoding NADPH:quinone reductase yields the protein MKAIVVRQFGEPEVMKVEEVDLPQLTDSQVLVKIEAAGVNPVDTYLRTGIHAHAPKLPYTPGKDGAGVVEAVGEGVTQFKPGDRVYTANTVTGTYAEYAICNKVDLGRLPDNVSCEKGACIWTPYATAYRALFQKAEAVFGETVLVHGASGGVGLAAVQWAKGSGLNVIGTASSPEGKKLVADNGADAVFDHTDEDHFEQIREFSGGKGVDIIIEMLANVNLERDFECLAMFGRITIVGNRGSLQFTPRLAMTKDATIYGMSLFNSPQSQRDEIHTAIFEGLSNGSLDPVVSRTFPLADAAQSHHDVIENKAVGKIVLIP from the coding sequence ATGAAAGCGATCGTTGTCCGTCAATTTGGTGAGCCTGAAGTGATGAAGGTCGAGGAAGTTGATCTTCCGCAGCTGACCGACAGCCAAGTGTTGGTCAAGATCGAGGCCGCAGGCGTTAATCCTGTCGACACTTATCTTCGCACCGGCATTCATGCACATGCTCCGAAGTTGCCATATACGCCGGGCAAGGACGGAGCGGGCGTGGTCGAGGCGGTTGGTGAGGGCGTAACGCAGTTTAAGCCGGGTGATCGTGTGTACACGGCGAATACGGTGACGGGAACATATGCGGAATATGCGATCTGTAATAAGGTCGATCTCGGACGGCTGCCGGATAACGTGTCGTGTGAAAAGGGTGCGTGCATTTGGACGCCGTATGCGACTGCCTATCGTGCCTTGTTTCAAAAAGCCGAGGCAGTTTTCGGAGAGACCGTTCTGGTCCACGGAGCATCGGGTGGCGTTGGACTGGCGGCGGTGCAATGGGCGAAAGGCTCCGGTTTGAATGTGATCGGTACGGCGAGTTCGCCAGAGGGAAAGAAACTAGTCGCCGATAACGGCGCAGATGCCGTCTTTGACCACACTGACGAAGACCATTTCGAACAGATCCGCGAATTCAGCGGCGGAAAAGGCGTTGACATCATTATCGAGATGCTCGCAAACGTTAATCTCGAACGCGATTTTGAATGCCTAGCGATGTTCGGCCGCATCACCATTGTTGGCAATCGAGGCTCGCTGCAATTTACGCCGCGTCTCGCAATGACCAAAGACGCAACGATCTATGGCATGTCGCTGTTCAATTCGCCGCAATCGCAACGCGACGAGATCCACACCGCCATATTCGAAGGCCTCAGCAACGGCTCACTCGACCCCGTCGTCAGCCGCACATTCCCACTCGCGGATGCAGCACAGTCTCATCATGACGTGATCGAAAATAAGGCGGTGGGTAAGATCGTCTTAATTCCCTAA